A window of Clostridium sp. 'White wine YQ' contains these coding sequences:
- a CDS encoding DJ-1 family glyoxalase III, giving the protein MKKAIILLAEGFEEIEALTVVDVLRRADVVCDMVALGDTEVTGSHGITVKCDRSIVDGELNHYDGIILPGGQPGADNLREDVRVIELVKDYFATGKLVAAICAAPIVLAKAGILSGRSSTCYPGYEGQLDHNNAIPKEDLVVIDENIITSRGPATALEFSYEILKYFEENEKAASLREGMLYNKLF; this is encoded by the coding sequence ATGAAAAAAGCAATAATACTGTTAGCTGAAGGATTTGAAGAAATTGAAGCATTAACGGTGGTTGATGTATTAAGAAGAGCTGATGTAGTCTGTGATATGGTTGCACTTGGAGATACTGAGGTAACAGGTTCTCATGGTATTACAGTTAAATGTGACAGAAGTATTGTAGATGGGGAATTAAATCATTATGATGGAATTATTTTACCAGGAGGTCAACCGGGTGCTGATAACCTAAGAGAAGATGTAAGAGTTATAGAGTTAGTTAAAGACTATTTTGCAACAGGCAAATTGGTTGCAGCAATATGTGCAGCTCCAATAGTTCTTGCAAAAGCTGGAATCTTAAGTGGTAGATCAAGTACTTGCTATCCAGGTTATGAAGGACAATTAGATCATAATAATGCAATACCTAAAGAAGATTTAGTTGTAATTGATGAAAATATAATAACTAGTAGAGGGCCAGCTACAGCTTTAGAATTTTCTTATGAAATACTAAAGTACTTTGAAGAAAATGAAAAAGCAGCTTCTCTTAGAGAAGGAATGCTATATAATAAATTATTTTAG
- a CDS encoding M16 family metallopeptidase, with protein MEKIILDNGVRVLYKKVDGEMTSFCIGFEAGANSEVGFSLGVAHALEHVVFKGTKTRSEKEINVELDGLFAFNNAMTNYPYVIYYGTCSSYDFVKGFGLFSDIINNPSFSEAGFNEEISVIQQEANEWKEDFSQYCEDELFINSYKERRISETIIGNEQSIKSISIKELKDFYNTHYVAENCVITIVSSLEKHEILKELKDFNINEKKYNRVKIPTEKNMTGRYEKEVSGFSGAKIEYIFDIEELNELETEALRLYSMLLGEGVSSLLFEEIRNTKGYAYDISTEFKNEKGIRLLAINTSTSKENICNTLESIDIILKESIEKVKELTNKELDVLVKRLILKRDFWLERGVELAKYVTTNEIMYNKGIECLNYKDILKGIDIQLIYQTAKKIIRDPSIQILK; from the coding sequence ATGGAAAAAATTATTCTAGATAATGGAGTTAGAGTTTTATATAAAAAAGTAGATGGAGAAATGACATCATTTTGTATAGGTTTTGAGGCAGGGGCTAACAGTGAGGTAGGATTTAGCTTAGGAGTAGCCCATGCACTAGAGCATGTGGTGTTTAAAGGGACAAAGACTAGAAGTGAAAAAGAAATTAATGTTGAGTTAGATGGGCTTTTTGCATTTAATAATGCAATGACCAATTATCCATATGTAATTTACTATGGCACGTGTTCTAGCTATGATTTTGTAAAAGGATTCGGGTTGTTTTCAGATATAATAAATAACCCATCTTTTAGTGAAGCTGGTTTTAATGAAGAGATAAGTGTAATACAGCAAGAAGCTAATGAATGGAAAGAAGATTTCTCTCAATACTGTGAAGATGAATTGTTCATTAATTCATATAAGGAAAGAAGAATAAGTGAAACAATAATAGGAAACGAGCAATCAATTAAGTCAATATCAATAAAAGAATTGAAGGATTTTTATAACACACATTATGTTGCAGAGAATTGTGTAATTACTATTGTTTCATCTTTAGAAAAACATGAAATACTAAAAGAACTTAAAGACTTTAATATAAACGAGAAAAAATATAATAGAGTAAAGATTCCGACAGAGAAAAATATGACAGGACGTTATGAAAAAGAAGTAAGTGGATTTAGTGGCGCTAAAATTGAATATATTTTTGATATAGAAGAGCTTAATGAATTAGAAACAGAGGCCTTAAGATTATATTCTATGCTACTTGGAGAAGGGGTAAGCTCGTTGTTATTCGAAGAAATAAGAAATACAAAAGGTTATGCGTATGATATTTCAACTGAATTTAAAAATGAAAAAGGAATAAGGCTTCTTGCAATAAATACATCAACTTCCAAAGAGAATATTTGTAACACCCTAGAGAGTATAGACATTATATTAAAAGAATCAATAGAAAAAGTAAAAGAATTAACTAATAAAGAATTGGATGTTTTAGTTAAAAGGCTCATATTGAAAAGAGATTTTTGGCTTGAAAGAGGAGTAGAGCTTGCTAAGTATGTTACTACAAATGAAATAATGTATAATAAAGGAATTGAATGTTTAAATTATAAAGATATTTTGAAGGGAATCGACATTCAGTTAATTTATCAAACAGCAAAGAAGATTATTAGAGACCCATCTATTCAAATATTGAAATAA
- a CDS encoding DNA topoisomerase IV subunit A, whose amino-acid sequence MATKKKNDIPRDNNIIRIPIEEAMPDNYLPYAIEVAKERALPDVRDGLKPVHRRILYGAYLLKAFPDKPYYKSARIVGDILGKFHPHGDSSVYDAMVILAQDFSTREPLIDGHGNWGSIDGDGAAAMRYTEARLSPIAMEMLRDIEKEVVEMVPNYSDSEMEPKVLPARYPNLLVNGTFGIAVGLATNIPPHNLREVIGGTLAYIDDNEITTKELMKFIKGPDLPTGGVIIGKDTLLSAYETGEGKVALRAKTSIEKLENGRIGIVITEFPYRRNKAKLLQTISEMTGDKRHAKALESITDIRDESDRTGIRAVIELKKSADEDIADKVLKYLFKKTELQCNVSFNMVALANGKPETLGLKAIIKHYVEHQKDIVTRRTKRELEIAERRFHIVEGFIKAIDVLDEVIATIRSSKSKKDASINLINKFAFTELQAEAILELMLYRLTGLEINVFKKEYKELEKEINRLKKILNEEKELLRVIKEELSEISNKYGNDRRTEIIHDESEAKIDVEELIVVEDVIVTLSKEGFIKRIPLKSYNRSNSNPEDIEYREGDSLAYLLSGNTRESIELFTKSGYMYQIKINDIPEMKWKDKGIKADEILRSLNLDNEKIVGALVIDNFTPNYSLQFITTKGSIKKSTVDKFITGYTKLQALKLKEGDELLRVDLFESEKIERYIKIESENGLIFTVNEPKLEDADRNIHPQALCILSSEDFVRNATYVEEYHPIDFTIGLDKKGQLKVIKEGRVQASLMSCVTNSLNDVLIFTSLGKVFKFKSALVEEIDSIELNKIVSGFEQGEEVVEIISVDDYYGEEYIYFFTKNGLIKKTSLKDFEGDYNNTIGYKLKTSGDRVVSVSKMGDNPNILIITKKAMGILFEGASVSVMGKVASGVTGISLKEEDEVIMGKCLQTLIVNGEKCGYNYLKKVIIISKKKEKREIVLEDIKLQNRAGRGNSLMIVVFEDFVKEVNFK is encoded by the coding sequence ATGGCAACAAAAAAGAAAAATGATATACCAAGAGATAATAATATTATAAGGATACCTATAGAAGAAGCCATGCCAGATAATTATCTTCCTTACGCCATAGAAGTAGCTAAAGAAAGAGCATTACCGGATGTAAGAGATGGATTAAAACCAGTTCATAGAAGAATTTTATACGGAGCTTATTTATTAAAAGCATTCCCAGACAAACCATATTATAAATCAGCAAGAATCGTCGGAGACATCTTAGGTAAATTCCATCCCCATGGAGATTCTTCAGTTTACGATGCTATGGTTATTTTAGCACAGGATTTTTCAACAAGAGAACCTCTTATTGATGGACATGGAAACTGGGGGTCAATAGATGGTGATGGGGCAGCTGCTATGCGTTATACAGAAGCAAGACTCTCTCCTATAGCGATGGAAATGCTTCGAGATATAGAAAAAGAAGTAGTAGAGATGGTTCCAAACTATTCAGATAGTGAAATGGAGCCTAAAGTTCTTCCAGCAAGATATCCTAATCTATTAGTTAATGGAACATTTGGAATAGCGGTTGGACTTGCTACTAATATTCCTCCGCATAATTTAAGAGAAGTTATTGGTGGAACATTAGCTTATATAGATGATAATGAGATAACTACAAAAGAATTAATGAAATTTATAAAAGGGCCAGATTTACCAACCGGTGGAGTTATTATTGGAAAAGATACATTATTATCTGCCTATGAAACTGGAGAAGGTAAGGTAGCATTAAGAGCAAAAACTTCTATTGAAAAATTAGAAAATGGAAGAATTGGTATTGTAATAACAGAATTCCCATATAGAAGAAATAAAGCTAAACTACTTCAAACAATATCAGAAATGACAGGAGATAAAAGACATGCTAAGGCGTTAGAGTCTATTACAGATATTAGAGACGAATCAGATAGAACAGGAATAAGAGCCGTAATAGAACTTAAGAAATCTGCTGATGAAGATATAGCTGATAAGGTATTAAAATACTTATTCAAAAAGACTGAACTACAATGTAATGTTAGTTTTAACATGGTAGCACTAGCTAATGGAAAACCAGAAACCTTAGGATTAAAGGCTATAATAAAACATTATGTTGAACATCAAAAAGATATAGTCACAAGGAGAACTAAAAGGGAATTAGAAATAGCAGAAAGAAGATTCCATATAGTTGAGGGATTTATTAAGGCCATTGATGTTCTAGATGAAGTTATTGCAACTATTAGATCATCTAAGTCTAAGAAAGATGCTTCTATAAACTTAATAAATAAATTTGCATTTACTGAACTTCAAGCAGAAGCAATCTTAGAACTTATGCTTTATAGGCTTACAGGTCTTGAAATTAATGTATTCAAAAAAGAATATAAAGAATTAGAAAAGGAAATAAATAGATTAAAGAAGATACTTAATGAGGAAAAAGAACTTCTGAGAGTAATTAAAGAAGAGCTTTCAGAAATATCAAATAAGTATGGAAATGATAGAAGAACTGAAATAATTCATGATGAAAGTGAAGCAAAAATAGATGTTGAAGAATTAATCGTAGTAGAGGACGTCATCGTTACTTTATCAAAAGAGGGCTTCATTAAAAGAATTCCTCTAAAGAGTTATAATAGAAGCAATTCTAATCCAGAAGATATTGAATATAGAGAAGGAGATTCCTTAGCTTATCTCTTATCAGGTAATACGAGAGAATCAATTGAGCTTTTCACTAAAAGTGGATATATGTATCAAATAAAGATTAATGATATTCCAGAAATGAAGTGGAAAGATAAAGGAATAAAAGCAGACGAAATCTTAAGAAGTCTTAACTTAGATAATGAAAAGATAGTTGGTGCATTAGTTATTGATAATTTCACACCTAATTATTCACTTCAATTTATAACTACGAAGGGCAGTATTAAAAAGAGTACGGTAGATAAATTCATTACAGGATATACTAAACTTCAAGCTCTTAAACTAAAAGAAGGTGATGAGCTGCTAAGAGTGGATCTTTTTGAAAGTGAAAAAATTGAGAGATATATAAAAATTGAAAGTGAAAATGGATTGATTTTTACTGTGAACGAGCCAAAACTTGAAGATGCAGATAGAAATATTCACCCTCAAGCATTATGTATTTTATCTAGTGAAGATTTTGTTAGAAATGCCACATATGTAGAAGAATATCATCCGATAGATTTTACAATTGGGCTAGATAAAAAAGGTCAATTAAAGGTTATAAAAGAAGGAAGAGTTCAAGCTTCATTGATGTCCTGTGTAACCAATTCCTTAAATGATGTATTAATATTTACAAGCTTAGGAAAAGTATTTAAATTTAAGAGTGCCTTAGTTGAGGAAATTGATTCAATAGAACTTAATAAGATTGTAAGTGGATTTGAACAAGGTGAAGAGGTTGTTGAGATCATTTCAGTTGATGATTATTATGGAGAAGAATATATATACTTCTTTACTAAGAATGGTTTAATAAAGAAAACGTCACTTAAGGATTTTGAGGGAGATTATAATAATACTATAGGATATAAATTAAAAACTTCAGGTGATAGGGTTGTATCAGTTTCCAAGATGGGAGATAATCCTAATATTTTGATAATAACTAAAAAAGCAATGGGCATATTATTTGAGGGTGCTAGTGTAAGTGTAATGGGAAAAGTAGCTTCTGGAGTTACAGGAATCTCATTAAAAGAAGAAGATGAAGTTATAATGGGAAAATGTTTACAAACTTTAATTGTAAATGGAGAGAAATGTGGCTATAATTATCTTAAAAAGGTAATAATTATATCTAAGAAAAAAGAGAAACGAGAAATTGTCTTAGAAGACATTAAGCTTCAAAATAGAGCAGGTAGGGGAAATAGTCTTATGATTGTTGTATTTGAGGATTTTGTGAAGGAGGTCAATTTCAAGTAG